The following are encoded together in the Streptomyces sp. NBC_00341 genome:
- a CDS encoding VWA domain-containing protein, with amino-acid sequence MRAGSHRRTVRAGTWIGGALFALVAGALPAVAAPGGTGAASDAAASGGSGSLVMVLDSSGSMGDDDGTGRTRMESARAAVGTVVDALPDGHPTGLRVYGADRPQGCTDTRLVRPVRGLDRTALKRAVAAVRPRGDTPIGLSLRKAARDLPRPAAGAIGTRTILLISDGEDNCGTPQPCEVAEQLGKEGIGLRIDTVGFQVKGAAREQLECIAQAGNGRYYDAPDAKALARQLQRAAQLSADGYRFRGERVTGAATADRAPVLVPGQYLDTIGPGEKRYYAVDLDAVSTADFAATAVPQPGAAVDTFDALSTRIEYDEHGSCGTDTARFLQKEGAAPLTSAVARIRSAEGTRTCDRAGRYRLVVERQSKKGSDAARWPLELVYGVEAPLDGGVTPAQSQAEYGRGGKEAVLPTGDPRDVRGGTGFNDAREIGQGVWRDRILPSQTLWYKVPADWGQQVRYDVEFANEPTVDRTSATYSYGATQLYTPARYPLTGGGEFTSTTMYNGRPSALPMGGVPVSWTNRYEDRSNVQPVHARGGFYISVTLGARAAEIAENPQIGLVLRVSVLGAARTGPQHGAPVAAGSGDSGGKSTGGDADKKGESTASADSGGAGGAGWTGIAAAAGAAVMAVLIAVFVYVRNRRGAAARSTRGSA; translated from the coding sequence ATGAGGGCTGGCAGCCACCGCCGCACGGTGCGGGCGGGGACATGGATCGGCGGGGCGCTGTTCGCCCTGGTGGCGGGCGCGCTGCCGGCCGTGGCGGCGCCCGGGGGGACCGGTGCGGCGTCGGACGCGGCCGCATCCGGCGGGAGCGGCAGCCTGGTCATGGTGCTCGACTCGTCCGGCTCCATGGGGGACGACGACGGTACGGGCCGGACCCGGATGGAGAGCGCCCGCGCGGCCGTCGGCACGGTCGTGGACGCCCTTCCCGACGGCCATCCGACGGGCCTGCGGGTGTACGGCGCCGACCGGCCCCAGGGCTGCACGGACACCCGCCTCGTGCGCCCGGTGCGGGGGCTCGACCGGACCGCGCTGAAGCGGGCGGTCGCAGCCGTACGGCCCAGGGGCGACACCCCTATCGGCCTGTCGCTCCGGAAGGCGGCGCGGGATCTGCCGCGGCCCGCGGCCGGCGCCATCGGCACGCGCACCATCCTGTTGATTTCCGACGGCGAGGACAACTGCGGTACGCCGCAGCCCTGCGAGGTCGCCGAGCAGCTCGGCAAGGAGGGCATCGGGCTGCGGATCGACACCGTCGGCTTCCAGGTGAAGGGCGCGGCCCGCGAACAGCTCGAATGCATCGCGCAGGCGGGCAACGGGCGTTACTACGACGCCCCGGACGCCAAGGCGCTGGCCCGTCAGCTCCAGCGCGCCGCGCAGCTCTCCGCCGACGGGTACCGCTTCCGGGGCGAGCGGGTGACGGGCGCGGCCACGGCGGACCGGGCCCCCGTGCTGGTACCCGGGCAGTACCTGGACACCATCGGGCCGGGCGAGAAGCGGTACTACGCGGTGGATCTGGACGCGGTGTCCACGGCGGACTTCGCGGCGACGGCGGTGCCGCAGCCGGGCGCGGCCGTCGACACGTTCGACGCGCTGAGCACCAGGATCGAGTACGACGAGCACGGCTCCTGCGGGACGGACACCGCGCGCTTCCTGCAGAAGGAGGGGGCGGCCCCGCTGACATCGGCGGTCGCCCGGATCCGCTCGGCGGAGGGCACCCGCACGTGTGACCGTGCGGGCCGCTACCGGCTGGTGGTGGAGCGGCAGAGCAAGAAGGGCTCGGACGCCGCGCGTTGGCCGCTGGAGCTCGTGTACGGGGTCGAGGCGCCGCTGGACGGGGGCGTGACGCCCGCCCAGTCGCAGGCGGAGTACGGCAGGGGCGGCAAGGAGGCCGTGCTGCCGACGGGCGATCCGCGCGATGTGCGGGGCGGCACCGGATTCAACGATGCCCGGGAGATCGGCCAGGGCGTCTGGCGCGACCGGATCCTGCCGTCCCAGACGCTCTGGTACAAGGTTCCGGCCGACTGGGGCCAGCAGGTGCGCTACGACGTGGAGTTCGCCAACGAGCCCACGGTGGACCGCACCTCCGCCACGTACTCCTACGGGGCGACCCAGCTCTACACCCCGGCCCGCTACCCCCTCACCGGAGGCGGCGAGTTCACCTCGACCACGATGTACAACGGGCGGCCTTCGGCGCTTCCGATGGGCGGCGTCCCGGTCTCCTGGACCAACCGCTACGAGGACCGGAGCAATGTCCAGCCGGTGCACGCCAGGGGCGGCTTCTACATCTCGGTGACGCTGGGCGCACGGGCCGCGGAGATCGCGGAGAATCCGCAGATCGGCCTGGTGCTGCGGGTGTCGGTGCTCGGTGCGGCACGGACCGGCCCGCAGCACGGGGCGCCCGTGGCGGCCGGATCCGGCGACAGCGGCGGCAAGTCCACCGGAGGGGATGCGGACAAGAAGGGCGAGTCGACCGCGTCCGCAGACAGCGGTGGTGCTGGAGGGGCAGGATGGACCGGCATCGCGGCTGCTGCCGGGGCGGCCGTCATGGCTGTGCTCATCGCCGTGTTCGTATATGTACGCAACCGCCGCGGGGCAGCCGCACGGTCGACGAGGGGAAGCGCGTGA
- a CDS encoding serine/threonine protein kinase, with protein sequence MGEVFAGRYELIDPIGRGGVGAVWRAWDHRRRRYVAAKVLQQSDAHTLLRFVREQALRIEHPHVLAPASWAADDDKVLFTMDLITGGSLAHVIGDYGPLPPRFVCTLLDQLLSGLSTVHAEGVVHRDIKPANILMEATGTGRPHLRLSDFGISMRKGEPRLTETNYVVGTPGYFAPEQMMGAEPDFPADLFAVGLVALYLLQGKKPDAQALIEHFAAHGTPSAPQGIPEPLWQVLAGLLQPDPQARFRTATGARKALTAAVEMLPEPGAEDEPVEVFDQIGPLPDGFGPTGPVTAPQQPGRPGSPTGQAQQGQAAQVPGQQTGRQQTGRQQTGRQHTGQQPTEQSYAQPQASMSETGSFHLPPPPQQPSSAPQAPQHAAPVAHQPAQPSTPAAPPGIPAPQHPAHAAPPFPAAVPNPSQAPTAAVQHEQALTRPYTAQPSQVPAPGVGVAGAGVPPHYAQSPSQAPSSQVMSPAQIAAPAPQKRPGPSTKVAVPVLLVALICFAVGIWALTQA encoded by the coding sequence ATGGGTGAGGTCTTCGCTGGTCGGTACGAGCTGATCGATCCGATCGGACGTGGTGGGGTCGGGGCTGTCTGGCGTGCCTGGGATCACCGGCGCCGCCGCTATGTGGCGGCCAAGGTCCTTCAGCAGAGCGACGCACACACGTTGCTGCGCTTCGTCCGCGAACAGGCCCTGCGGATCGAGCATCCGCATGTGCTCGCTCCGGCCAGCTGGGCCGCGGACGACGACAAGGTCCTGTTCACCATGGACCTCATCACCGGCGGTTCGCTGGCCCATGTCATCGGTGACTACGGCCCGCTCCCTCCTCGGTTCGTCTGCACACTGCTCGACCAGTTGCTGTCCGGGCTGTCGACGGTGCATGCCGAGGGGGTCGTGCACCGGGACATCAAGCCCGCCAACATCCTCATGGAGGCCACCGGCACCGGCCGGCCGCACCTGCGGCTGTCCGACTTCGGCATCTCCATGCGCAAGGGCGAGCCACGCCTCACCGAGACCAACTACGTGGTGGGGACGCCGGGTTACTTCGCTCCCGAGCAGATGATGGGCGCGGAGCCGGACTTCCCCGCGGACCTCTTCGCGGTCGGACTCGTCGCCCTGTATCTGCTCCAGGGGAAGAAGCCCGACGCACAGGCGCTCATCGAGCACTTCGCCGCGCACGGCACACCCAGCGCTCCGCAGGGCATCCCCGAGCCTCTCTGGCAGGTGCTCGCGGGGCTGTTGCAGCCGGACCCGCAGGCCCGCTTCCGTACGGCCACGGGCGCGCGCAAGGCGCTGACCGCCGCCGTCGAGATGCTGCCCGAGCCCGGCGCGGAGGACGAGCCGGTGGAGGTCTTCGACCAGATCGGCCCGCTGCCCGACGGCTTCGGCCCCACGGGCCCGGTAACCGCCCCGCAGCAGCCCGGCCGCCCCGGCTCCCCGACCGGGCAAGCTCAGCAGGGACAGGCAGCGCAGGTACCAGGACAGCAGACAGGCCGGCAGCAGACAGGCCGGCAGCAGACAGGCCGGCAGCACACGGGCCAACAGCCCACGGAGCAGTCGTACGCGCAGCCCCAGGCCTCGATGTCGGAGACGGGCAGCTTCCACCTCCCGCCGCCCCCGCAGCAGCCCAGCTCCGCTCCCCAGGCGCCCCAGCACGCCGCTCCCGTCGCTCACCAACCGGCGCAGCCCAGCACTCCGGCCGCCCCTCCCGGCATCCCCGCCCCGCAGCATCCGGCGCATGCGGCGCCCCCCTTCCCCGCCGCCGTGCCGAACCCCTCACAGGCCCCCACGGCAGCGGTGCAGCACGAACAAGCTCTTACTCGTCCATACACCGCTCAGCCCTCGCAGGTTCCCGCTCCCGGAGTGGGAGTTGCCGGGGCCGGGGTGCCGCCGCACTACGCGCAGTCGCCGTCGCAGGCACCGTCTTCGCAGGTCATGTCCCCTGCGCAGATCGCGGCACCCGCCCCGCAAAAGCGGCCGGGACCGTCCACGAAGGTGGCGGTCCCGGTGTTGCTGGTGGCGCTGATCTGCTTCGCCGTGGGGATCTGGGCCCTGACCCAGGCCTGA
- a CDS encoding DUF3566 domain-containing protein, translating to MTDTRGPQPQYEGYAAGPLPGEREPAPGQAGPYHPPQAYPSPPGGTHGGRPQGAQQGAGEAQAARKPRTGARTTPRTRKARLRVAKADPWSVMKVSFLLSIALGICTVVASAVLWMVMDAMGVFSTVGGTISEATGSNEGSGFDLQSFLSLPRVLIFTSVIAVLDVVLATALATLGAFIYNLSAGFVGGVELTLAEDE from the coding sequence GTGACGGATACCCGGGGTCCTCAACCCCAGTACGAGGGCTACGCGGCCGGGCCCCTGCCCGGCGAGCGTGAGCCCGCACCGGGCCAGGCGGGGCCCTACCACCCGCCGCAGGCCTACCCCTCGCCTCCGGGCGGGACGCACGGGGGCCGCCCCCAGGGGGCCCAGCAGGGCGCGGGCGAGGCTCAGGCGGCCCGCAAGCCGCGGACGGGGGCGCGGACCACTCCGCGTACCCGTAAGGCGCGTCTGCGGGTGGCCAAGGCCGATCCGTGGTCGGTGATGAAGGTCAGCTTCCTGCTGTCCATCGCGCTCGGCATCTGCACGGTGGTGGCCTCGGCGGTCCTGTGGATGGTGATGGACGCGATGGGCGTCTTCTCCACCGTGGGCGGCACGATCAGCGAGGCGACCGGCTCCAACGAGGGCAGCGGCTTCGACCTGCAGTCGTTCCTGTCGCTGCCCAGGGTCCTCATCTTCACGTCGGTCATCGCCGTGCTCGATGTGGTGCTGGCGACCGCGCTGGCGACGCTGGGCGCCTTCATCTACAACTTGTCGGCCGGCTTCGTGGGCGGTGTCGAGCTCACGCTGGCCGAGGACGAGTAG
- a CDS encoding DUF6344 domain-containing protein — MSTYRAKNIWTAFITAFFALLAALGLAGSTASATEATVTEPATTTQEHTGATAATATTPSVRWTLPRDRALPPTMKQRIRAEAHGSSPATRHLSADTTDTTSTTNTTSTARASHGAPAGAASLLPP; from the coding sequence ATGAGCACCTACCGGGCCAAGAACATCTGGACCGCCTTCATCACCGCGTTCTTCGCACTCCTCGCGGCACTGGGCCTCGCGGGCTCCACCGCTTCGGCCACGGAAGCCACGGTCACGGAGCCGGCGACCACGACCCAGGAGCACACGGGTGCGACCGCGGCAACCGCGACCACCCCGTCGGTGCGATGGACCCTTCCGCGTGACCGGGCGCTGCCACCCACGATGAAGCAGCGCATCCGCGCAGAGGCGCACGGCTCCTCACCCGCCACCCGCCATCTGTCCGCCGACACCACGGACACCACGAGCACAACGAACACCACCAGTACCGCCCGCGCCTCGCACGGAGCCCCGGCGGGGGCCGCGTCCCTGCTGCCCCCCTGA
- a CDS encoding DLW-39 family protein, translating to MKKLLLVALAAIGGLLVYRQIQADRAEQDLWTEATDSVPAGSGV from the coding sequence GTGAAGAAGCTTCTCCTGGTCGCACTGGCCGCCATCGGCGGGCTCCTCGTGTACCGCCAGATCCAGGCGGATCGCGCCGAGCAGGATCTGTGGACGGAGGCGACTGACTCCGTGCCCGCAGGTTCGGGTGTGTGA